A genome region from Ligilactobacillus cholophilus includes the following:
- the tig gene encoding trigger factor — translation MSVKWEKEEGKNNGKLTFKIQPDKIKEGLDIAFNKVKKSLNVPGFRKGKVPRQIFNKMYGEEALYQDALNALLPEAYANAVSESKIKPVGQPEINVESMEKGSEWVLSAMVTVEPEVKLGEYKGLEVEKHSTRVTAKEVDAELERRRQQQAELVLKEDEPAEKGDTVVIDFEGKVDGKAFDGGKSQNYSLELGSNTFIPGFEDQLIGHKADDDVEVKVTFPEDYQAKELAGKDAIFDVKIHEVKQKELPELDDDFAKDIDDDVDTLTELKAKIKEQIKEQKEAAAKNAIQEEAISEAVENATIGDIPEVMIEDDVQRQMDQYFGGMQQQGIDPQMYFKLTGTSEEDLRKQFREGSEERVKTNLVLEAIVNKENPEVTDDEINDEIKDLAKQYGMDEKAVRAALSTDMLKHDIAMRKVVDEMTDSAKPVSKTKKKESK, via the coding sequence ATGTCTGTTAAGTGGGAAAAAGAAGAAGGCAAAAATAACGGTAAATTAACCTTCAAAATCCAACCAGATAAAATTAAGGAAGGCTTGGACATTGCTTTTAACAAAGTGAAAAAATCATTGAATGTTCCAGGTTTCCGTAAAGGAAAGGTTCCTCGCCAAATATTTAACAAAATGTATGGCGAAGAAGCATTATATCAAGATGCTTTAAATGCTTTATTACCTGAAGCATATGCAAATGCTGTATCTGAATCAAAAATTAAGCCAGTTGGTCAACCTGAAATTAATGTTGAATCAATGGAAAAGGGTTCAGAATGGGTTTTATCAGCTATGGTTACTGTTGAACCTGAAGTTAAATTAGGTGAATATAAAGGACTTGAAGTTGAAAAACACTCTACACGTGTAACTGCAAAAGAAGTTGATGCAGAATTAGAACGTCGTCGTCAACAACAAGCTGAATTAGTTTTAAAAGAAGACGAACCTGCTGAAAAAGGCGATACAGTTGTAATTGACTTTGAAGGTAAAGTTGATGGTAAAGCTTTTGATGGTGGCAAGTCACAAAACTATTCATTAGAATTAGGCTCAAATACATTCATTCCTGGCTTTGAAGATCAATTAATTGGTCACAAAGCAGATGATGACGTTGAAGTCAAGGTAACATTCCCAGAAGATTACCAAGCAAAAGAATTAGCTGGCAAAGATGCTATTTTTGATGTTAAGATTCACGAAGTTAAACAAAAAGAACTTCCAGAATTAGATGATGATTTTGCTAAAGATATTGATGATGATGTTGATACATTGACTGAATTAAAAGCAAAGATCAAAGAACAAATTAAAGAACAAAAAGAAGCTGCTGCCAAGAATGCAATTCAAGAAGAAGCAATTTCAGAAGCAGTAGAAAATGCTACAATTGGTGACATCCCAGAAGTTATGATTGAAGATGACGTACAACGTCAAATGGATCAATACTTCGGTGGTATGCAACAACAAGGAATCGATCCACAAATGTACTTTAAGTTAACAGGTACTTCAGAAGAAGATTTACGTAAGCAATTCCGTGAAGGTTCTGAAGAACGAGTAAAGACTAACCTTGTTCTTGAAGCTATTGTAAATAAGGAAAACCCTGAAGTTACAGATGATGAAATCAACGACGAAATCAAAGATTTAGCTAAGCAATATGGTATGGATGAAAAAGCTGTTCGTGCTGCTTTATCAACAGATATGTTAAAACATGATATTGCAATGCGTAAAGTTGTTGATGAAATGACTGATTCAGCAAAACCTGTATCAAAAACAAAGAAAAAAGAAAGTAAATAA
- the tuf gene encoding elongation factor Tu has protein sequence MAKEHYERTKPHVNIGTIGHVDHGKTTLTAAITKVLAEKGLAQAEDYASIDAAPEERERGITINTAHVEYETEKRHYAHIDAPGHADYVKNMITGAAQMDGAILVVAATDGPMPQTREHILLARQVGVKYIVVFLNKTDLVDDDELLDLVEMEVRDLLSEYDFPGDDIPVIRGSALKALEGDKDAEAQIMKLMDTIDEYIPTPERPTDKPFLMPVEDVFTITGRGTVASGRVDRGTVSVGDEVEIVGLKDEVLKTTITGVEMFRKTLDQGEAGDNIGALLRGVNRDQVERGQVLAKPGSIQTHKKFKGEVYVLTKEEGGRHTPFFSNYRPQFYFHTTDVTGVIELPEGVEMVMPGDNVTFTVELIAPVAIEKGLKFTVREGGRTVGAGVVSDILD, from the coding sequence ATGGCAAAAGAACATTACGAAAGAACAAAGCCCCACGTTAACATTGGTACAATCGGCCACGTTGACCACGGGAAAACAACTTTAACAGCAGCTATTACAAAAGTTTTAGCTGAAAAAGGTTTAGCACAAGCTGAAGACTATGCTTCAATCGATGCTGCTCCAGAAGAACGTGAACGTGGTATTACAATTAACACAGCTCACGTTGAATATGAAACAGAAAAGCGTCACTACGCTCACATCGACGCTCCAGGACACGCTGACTATGTTAAGAACATGATCACAGGTGCTGCTCAAATGGATGGTGCTATCTTAGTTGTAGCTGCAACAGATGGTCCTATGCCACAAACACGTGAACACATCTTACTTGCTCGTCAAGTTGGTGTTAAGTACATTGTTGTATTCTTAAACAAGACTGACTTAGTTGATGATGATGAATTATTAGACTTAGTTGAAATGGAAGTTCGTGACTTATTAAGTGAATACGACTTCCCTGGTGACGATATTCCTGTAATTCGTGGTTCAGCTTTGAAGGCATTGGAAGGCGATAAAGATGCAGAAGCTCAAATCATGAAATTAATGGATACAATCGACGAATACATTCCAACACCAGAACGTCCAACAGATAAGCCATTCTTAATGCCTGTTGAAGATGTATTTACAATCACAGGTCGTGGTACTGTTGCTTCAGGTCGTGTTGACCGTGGTACAGTTTCAGTTGGTGACGAAGTTGAAATTGTTGGTTTGAAGGATGAAGTTCTTAAGACAACAATTACAGGTGTAGAAATGTTCCGTAAGACACTTGACCAAGGTGAAGCTGGAGATAACATCGGTGCTTTACTTCGTGGTGTAAACCGTGATCAAGTAGAACGTGGACAAGTTTTAGCTAAGCCAGGTTCAATCCAAACTCACAAGAAGTTCAAGGGTGAAGTTTATGTCTTAACTAAAGAAGAAGGTGGACGTCACACACCATTCTTCTCAAACTACCGTCCTCAATTCTACTTCCACACAACTGACGTTACAGGTGTTATCGAATTACCAGAAGGTGTAGAAATGGTTATGCCTGGTGATAACGTTACATTTACAGTAGAATTAATTGCACCAGTTGCTATTGAAAAAGGTCTTAAATTCACAGTTCGTGAAGGTGGACGTACAGTTGGTGCCGGTGTTGTTTCAGACATCCTTGACTAA
- a CDS encoding ribonuclease J, with protein sequence MSEIKLDVLSGVRENGKNMYAVEVDDKIFILDCGLMYPENELLGIDIVIPNFDYLEENARKIQGIFLTHGHADAIGALPYFIENHPVPIFGSELTIALAKIACENVSKAKKFNDFHIIDEQTEIDFDDVTVSFFKTTHSVPDSLGIVLQTPEGNIVYTGDFKIDQTATSDYQTDYSRIAEIGNQGVLALLSDSTNAENPIEIENEKDVLDFISETFEYHSGRIVVSAHSSNIIRIQQVFEAAYQNNRKIALIGYDVEKIVKTALRLNKLHIPDDDLLIDIHDIGKYDDDELVILQTGRSGEPLKSLQKMALGRHKSVKLKHGDLVLITTTPSPSMETNVAKTRDMIFRAGANVKTISDNMNLSGHASRNDLQLMFNLLKPKFVIPVQGEYRQLFATKECALEVGIPDENVILVNKGDILEYTRDKFQLIQSVDASNTLIDGIGIGDIGNIVLRDRKLLAEDGIFIAVVTIDRRKHKIVDTPKITSRGFVYVKTSRDLIAESREIVTKVVQNNLDNKEFDWTHLKQDIRDQLNHYLYEQTKRHPVIMPVIMEINQSHMKKGHKKVKKENVKQQKNNSKSKNK encoded by the coding sequence ATGAGCGAAATTAAACTCGACGTGTTAAGTGGCGTACGTGAAAATGGGAAAAATATGTATGCAGTAGAAGTCGATGATAAAATTTTTATTTTAGATTGTGGCCTTATGTACCCAGAAAATGAATTATTAGGGATTGATATTGTTATTCCTAATTTTGATTATTTAGAAGAAAATGCTAGAAAAATTCAAGGAATATTTTTAACACATGGTCATGCTGATGCAATTGGCGCATTACCATATTTTATCGAAAATCATCCTGTTCCAATTTTTGGTTCTGAATTAACAATTGCATTAGCTAAAATTGCATGTGAAAATGTATCAAAAGCAAAAAAATTTAACGATTTTCATATTATTGATGAACAAACTGAGATTGATTTTGATGATGTAACTGTTTCATTCTTTAAAACAACTCATTCGGTACCTGATTCATTAGGAATAGTTTTACAAACACCAGAAGGCAATATTGTTTATACTGGAGATTTTAAAATTGATCAGACTGCAACAAGTGATTATCAAACTGACTACTCTCGAATTGCGGAAATTGGTAATCAGGGAGTTTTAGCTTTATTAAGCGATTCTACAAATGCTGAAAATCCTATTGAAATTGAAAATGAAAAGGATGTTTTAGATTTTATTTCAGAAACTTTTGAATATCATTCTGGTAGAATTGTTGTTTCTGCGCATTCTTCTAATATAATTCGGATTCAACAAGTTTTTGAAGCAGCATATCAAAATAATCGTAAAATAGCATTAATTGGATATGATGTAGAAAAAATTGTTAAAACTGCTTTAAGACTTAATAAATTACATATTCCTGATGATGATTTATTAATTGATATTCATGATATTGGAAAATATGATGATGATGAATTAGTTATTTTACAAACAGGTCGTTCTGGGGAACCTTTAAAATCATTACAAAAAATGGCACTTGGTCGTCATAAATCAGTAAAATTAAAACATGGTGATCTCGTTTTAATTACAACAACACCTTCACCATCTATGGAAACAAATGTTGCTAAAACTCGTGATATGATATTTAGAGCTGGAGCAAATGTTAAAACAATATCTGATAATATGAATTTATCAGGACATGCGAGTCGAAATGATTTGCAATTAATGTTCAATCTTTTAAAACCAAAATTTGTTATTCCTGTTCAAGGCGAATATAGGCAATTATTTGCAACTAAGGAATGTGCACTTGAGGTTGGCATACCTGATGAAAATGTAATTTTAGTAAATAAGGGTGATATTTTAGAATACACTCGTGATAAGTTTCAATTAATCCAGTCAGTAGATGCAAGTAATACGTTAATTGATGGTATTGGAATTGGAGATATTGGTAATATCGTATTACGAGATCGTAAATTATTAGCTGAAGATGGTATTTTTATTGCAGTCGTTACAATAGACCGTAGAAAGCATAAAATAGTTGATACTCCTAAAATTACTTCTCGCGGATTTGTATATGTGAAAACAAGTCGAGATTTAATTGCAGAAAGTCGTGAAATTGTTACTAAAGTAGTTCAAAATAATTTAGATAATAAAGAATTTGATTGGACTCATTTAAAACAAGATATTCGTGACCAATTAAATCACTACTTGTATGAACAAACTAAGAGACATCCTGTAATTATGCCTGTTATTATGGAAATAAATCAATCTCATATGAAAAAGGGCCATAAAAAAGTAAAAAAAGAGAACGTTAAGCAACAAAAAAATAATTCAAAATCGAAAAATAAATAA
- the rpsO gene encoding 30S ribosomal protein S15, with amino-acid sequence MAISQEKKNELMKKYARHEGDTGSAEVQIAVLTEDINELNAHVKEHKKDFAAQRGLMKKIGHRRNLLAYLRNTDVQRYRELIKSLGLRR; translated from the coding sequence ATGGCTATTTCACAAGAAAAGAAAAACGAATTAATGAAAAAATACGCTCGTCATGAAGGCGACACAGGTTCAGCAGAAGTTCAAATCGCTGTTTTAACAGAAGATATTAATGAACTTAACGCACACGTTAAGGAACACAAAAAAGATTTTGCTGCACAACGTGGTTTAATGAAGAAAATTGGTCACCGTCGTAACTTACTTGCATATTTACGTAACACAGATGTTCAACGTTACCGTGAATTAATCAAGAGTTTAGGTTTACGTCGTTAA
- the rpsT gene encoding 30S ribosomal protein S20, protein MPIIKSAIKRVKVNEKANDRNSAQLSKMRTAVKKFEKAKTAGADNVEELYQAAVSAVDKAASKGLIKANKAARDKSRMANRLAK, encoded by the coding sequence ATGCCTATTATTAAATCTGCAATCAAACGTGTTAAAGTAAATGAAAAAGCAAATGATCGCAACTCTGCACAATTAAGCAAGATGCGTACAGCTGTTAAGAAATTTGAAAAAGCTAAGACTGCTGGTGCTGATAATGTTGAAGAACTTTATCAAGCAGCTGTTTCTGCTGTTGATAAGGCAGCTTCAAAAGGCTTAATTAAAGCTAATAAAGCTGCTCGTGATAAATCACGTATGGCTAATCGTTTAGCTAAATAA
- the holA gene encoding DNA polymerase III subunit delta has translation MNIDEALKQIKDKNFSDVYLVIGEEKYEEKLLKKAFKNVIPHDEQEFNSAEYDMETTSLGVALNDAMSVPFFGDKRLVLINNPYFLTGEKIKSKVEHNINEFSDYLKNPLDTTILVIFAPYKKLDERKKVVKLLKKTATVINNQLLDEQQVRQKVINRLKKEDITIDSSALDLLLERTMAKMDLVMNEVDKLCLFATDKHRITLVDVDELVTKSLEQNVFDLVDLVMEHNVAQALAMYRDLLAQKEEPLKINAILLSQFRLLLQVKILKKHGYAQGNIASTIKVHPYRVKIALRKINRFSIKELKRGFLGLVENELKMKSTQESPELLFQMFLLQMNTKKNLG, from the coding sequence ATGAATATAGATGAAGCACTTAAACAAATAAAGGATAAGAATTTTTCAGATGTTTATTTAGTAATTGGCGAAGAAAAATATGAAGAAAAATTATTAAAAAAGGCATTTAAAAATGTTATTCCGCATGATGAGCAAGAATTTAATTCAGCAGAATATGATATGGAAACGACTTCGTTGGGTGTTGCATTAAATGATGCAATGTCAGTTCCTTTTTTTGGTGATAAACGATTAGTTTTAATAAATAATCCGTATTTTTTGACTGGCGAAAAAATAAAATCAAAAGTTGAACATAATATTAATGAATTTAGTGATTATCTTAAGAATCCACTTGATACAACAATTTTAGTAATTTTTGCACCTTATAAAAAATTGGATGAAAGAAAAAAGGTTGTAAAGTTATTAAAAAAGACAGCTACTGTCATTAATAATCAATTGTTAGACGAGCAGCAGGTTCGTCAAAAAGTGATTAATCGATTGAAAAAAGAAGATATTACTATTGATTCAAGTGCACTAGATTTACTTTTAGAAAGAACCATGGCAAAAATGGATTTAGTTATGAATGAAGTTGATAAGTTATGTTTATTTGCAACAGATAAACATAGAATTACTTTAGTGGATGTTGATGAATTAGTTACAAAATCACTTGAACAAAATGTTTTTGATTTAGTGGATTTAGTAATGGAACATAATGTTGCTCAAGCACTCGCAATGTATCGTGATTTATTAGCACAAAAGGAAGAACCGTTAAAAATTAATGCAATTTTGTTAAGCCAATTTAGGTTACTACTTCAAGTAAAAATTTTAAAAAAACATGGATATGCACAGGGAAATATTGCAAGCACAATAAAAGTTCATCCTTATCGTGTTAAAATTGCTTTAAGAAAAATTAATAGATTCAGTATTAAGGAATTAAAAAGAGGATTTTTAGGATTAGTTGAAAACGAATTGAAAATGAAATCAACTCAGGAAAGTCCAGAATTATTATTTCAAATGTTTCTTTTACAAATGAATACAAAAAAAAATCTGGGATAA
- a CDS encoding ComEC/Rec2 family competence protein: MFAIGCQSCRRKSGIITRKYYLLFFAFECIILNFCLLNATRLNIIILLILFLRIYFTNYKPMIITLFIGGILWSFFQLEFREKFYNHIEDRVYQNAVVQVYSDEIKYTEDSAKFVAKDLHNNEQIQIVYMPSKINDLDYLKKFHGKLLLQINGKIRTPDLPTNENQFNYRNFLLSKNIYYIAFVNKINCKSKTANSLIEKIIINIHIIREKLINYFNTFPKILGSYASALILGILTDDFYETSNNIRTLGLLYLFCLSGMHVFFIRRYITDILQLFRISKEVIDLILLLVFPCYCIIGGENLSLVRAVLMICLGIISSFVLKVPLSGIECWSIALIIHLAFFPALLYSLGAQLSYLMTFILLSSEEESSIFLNFKLNNYSMPLILNSTFQWNILTSILSIVVGYLFEKIIFPLTIIGISMPIFKSGVSFVLNIFDHWFKCLASLPFLITFGKMPIVIVIFILFIQFRCENRKNLMIKYFLIVMVYFITFCFIHFPLTNEIVYFDIGQGDSTLIREKFNRNIILIDTGGKVTFNDNKEKQNTIGESVIANYLLSKGINRIDGLYLTHQDTDHVGYFPSIGKKIYFSKIFVPAGMERLKSFRSRLAKIKEQKVKVIPTTFLSSNENNIKILHPFNSGKGRNQDSLVLYKKIESFRFIFTGDLDQNGELKVINSYPNLKVDILKTGHHGSKTSTNDDFVQKIQPKLAVISAGRHNRYGHPNQETLDVLNRHNIPYLITAKNGMIKVEIKNNHIKIKKALK, translated from the coding sequence ATATTTGCAATCGGTTGTCAAAGTTGCAGAAGAAAATCGGGAATAATTACGCGAAAATACTATTTATTATTCTTTGCATTTGAGTGTATTATTTTAAATTTTTGTTTATTAAATGCTACGAGATTAAATATTATAATTTTACTAATCTTATTTTTACGAATTTATTTTACAAATTACAAACCAATGATTATTACTTTATTTATTGGTGGAATACTTTGGAGTTTTTTTCAATTAGAATTTAGAGAAAAGTTTTATAATCACATTGAAGATAGAGTATATCAAAATGCTGTTGTTCAAGTTTATTCTGATGAGATTAAATATACAGAAGATTCAGCTAAATTTGTTGCAAAAGATCTTCATAATAATGAGCAAATTCAAATAGTTTATATGCCATCAAAAATTAACGATTTAGATTATTTGAAAAAGTTTCATGGAAAATTATTACTTCAAATTAATGGCAAAATCAGAACTCCAGACTTGCCTACAAATGAAAACCAATTTAATTATAGAAATTTTTTATTGAGTAAAAATATTTATTATATCGCATTTGTAAATAAAATAAATTGTAAAAGTAAAACTGCCAATTCTTTAATAGAAAAAATAATAATTAATATTCATATAATTCGTGAAAAGCTAATCAATTATTTTAATACATTTCCTAAAATTTTAGGTAGTTATGCAAGTGCTTTAATATTAGGTATATTAACAGATGATTTTTATGAAACAAGTAATAATATAAGAACTTTAGGGCTTTTATATTTATTTTGTCTTTCTGGAATGCATGTTTTTTTTATTAGACGTTACATAACTGATATTTTACAGTTGTTCCGAATTTCCAAAGAAGTTATAGATTTAATATTATTGTTAGTTTTTCCATGTTATTGCATAATTGGTGGAGAAAATTTAAGTTTAGTACGTGCGGTTTTAATGATTTGTCTAGGAATAATTTCCTCATTTGTATTAAAAGTGCCATTATCTGGAATTGAATGCTGGAGTATTGCATTAATTATTCATTTAGCTTTTTTCCCAGCATTACTATATTCACTAGGAGCACAACTAAGTTATTTAATGACGTTCATTTTATTATCAAGTGAGGAAGAGTCTTCGATTTTTCTAAATTTTAAACTTAATAATTATAGTATGCCTTTAATTTTAAATAGCACATTCCAGTGGAATATTTTAACTTCTATTCTTTCAATTGTAGTTGGTTATTTATTCGAGAAAATTATTTTTCCACTTACAATTATTGGAATTTCAATGCCTATTTTTAAAAGCGGTGTATCATTTGTTTTAAATATATTTGATCATTGGTTTAAATGCTTAGCAAGTTTACCATTTTTAATTACATTTGGAAAAATGCCAATAGTTATTGTGATATTTATTTTATTTATTCAATTTAGATGTGAAAATCGAAAAAATTTGATGATTAAATATTTTTTAATTGTAATGGTGTATTTTATAACATTCTGTTTTATCCATTTTCCTTTGACAAATGAGATAGTTTATTTTGACATTGGACAAGGGGATAGTACATTAATTCGAGAAAAATTTAATAGGAATATAATATTGATTGATACAGGTGGAAAAGTAACTTTTAATGATAATAAGGAAAAACAAAATACAATTGGAGAATCAGTTATTGCAAATTACTTATTAAGTAAGGGAATTAATCGAATTGATGGTTTATATTTAACGCATCAAGATACTGATCATGTAGGATATTTTCCAAGTATTGGGAAAAAGATTTATTTTAGTAAAATTTTTGTGCCAGCGGGGATGGAAAGGCTGAAAAGTTTTAGGTCACGTTTAGCAAAAATTAAAGAACAGAAGGTAAAAGTTATTCCAACAACTTTTTTGAGTTCAAATGAAAATAATATTAAAATATTACATCCGTTTAATTCTGGTAAGGGAAGAAATCAAGATTCGTTAGTGTTATATAAAAAAATTGAATCGTTTCGATTTATTTTTACAGGAGATTTAGATCAAAATGGAGAATTGAAAGTTATAAATTCATACCCAAATTTAAAAGTTGATATTTTAAAAACTGGACATCATGGAAGCAAAACATCAACGAATGATGATTTTGTTCAGAAGATTCAACCTAAATTAGCGGTAATTTCTGCTGGAAGGCATAATCGATATGGTCATCCCAACCAGGAAACATTAGATGTATTAAATCGACATAATATACCATATTTAATAACAGCTAAAAATGGTATGATTAAGGTTGAAATTAAAAATAATCATATTAAAATAAAAAAAGCTCTAAAGTGA
- a CDS encoding ComE operon protein 2, with amino-acid sequence MCNKNRIPWNQYFMSQAILLSMRGTCKRLSVGAILVRDDRIIAGGYNGSVSGDVHCIDEGCYIVNGHCLRTIHAEMNAILQCAKFGIATSDAEIYVTDFPCLQCTKMLLQAGIKKIYYLRNYHNDPYALSLLKKKNVDVEQVKINPEYLQSVVKVAEENRE; translated from the coding sequence ATGTGTAATAAAAATAGAATTCCTTGGAATCAATACTTTATGTCACAAGCAATATTGTTATCGATGAGAGGAACATGTAAAAGATTATCAGTTGGTGCTATTTTAGTACGTGACGATCGAATCATAGCAGGTGGGTATAATGGATCTGTATCTGGAGACGTTCACTGTATTGATGAAGGATGTTATATAGTAAATGGACATTGTTTACGTACAATTCATGCTGAAATGAATGCAATTTTACAATGTGCAAAGTTTGGAATAGCTACATCAGATGCAGAAATTTATGTAACTGATTTTCCATGTTTACAATGTACTAAAATGCTTTTACAAGCTGGAATTAAAAAAATTTATTATTTAAGAAATTACCATAATGATCCTTATGCACTTTCTTTACTAAAGAAGAAAAATGTTGATGTTGAACAAGTAAAAATTAATCCAGAATATTTGCAATCGGTTGTCAAAGTTGCAGAAGAAAATCGGGAATAA
- a CDS encoding helix-hairpin-helix domain-containing protein, with translation MENIKFIWEEHKNKIIIGLLIVGIVCCLFMPSYKQSDLDESKFNFSSTIESNTTSSTVTEQSVSNSDLYVDIKGAVNHPGAYKMDPNQRVGDVIQKAGGLSKNSDCNRVNLAQKLTDQMVIYVPIKGETIPISNDVSLNSSIQDQSNNSNASNETNKINLNTATLEQLKQLNGVGEKKAQKILDYRQQHGGFKAIDDLKNVDGIGEKSFQNLASQVCV, from the coding sequence GTGGAAAATATAAAATTTATTTGGGAAGAGCATAAAAATAAAATCATTATTGGATTATTAATAGTTGGAATAGTATGTTGTTTGTTTATGCCATCATACAAACAATCTGATTTGGATGAGTCTAAATTTAATTTTTCATCAACTATTGAAAGTAATACAACATCTTCAACTGTTACAGAACAATCAGTAAGTAACTCAGATTTATATGTAGATATAAAAGGAGCGGTAAATCATCCAGGAGCATATAAAATGGATCCAAATCAAAGGGTTGGAGATGTTATTCAGAAAGCAGGTGGATTAAGTAAAAATTCTGATTGTAATCGAGTGAATTTAGCACAAAAATTAACAGACCAAATGGTAATTTATGTTCCTATAAAGGGAGAGACAATTCCAATATCAAATGATGTTTCATTGAATAGTAGTATTCAAGATCAAAGTAATAATTCAAATGCATCAAATGAAACTAATAAAATTAATTTAAATACAGCAACTCTTGAACAATTAAAACAATTAAATGGCGTTGGAGAGAAAAAAGCACAAAAAATTTTGGATTATAGACAACAACATGGTGGATTTAAAGCAATCGATGATTTAAAAAATGTAGATGGGATTGGTGAAAAAAGTTTTCAAAATTTAGCATCTCAAGTCTGCGTTTAA
- a CDS encoding SepM family pheromone-processing serine protease: protein MKKKTKKILIATIVSILILLAVFLPLPYYIELPGSAENISQYIKVDNSNGKQIKNKKGEVMLVYIREMRATPLTYVMSYLNPFADRDSSQDIYQGNSEKDYQKIQQYYMDDAINEAKYVAFKAANKKVTRKYLGLYVMSVMSNSSFKGKLHVGDTVKSVNGKHFDDSQGYINYIKSLPRNSKITIGVQSGDKLKKLTGTTQKLQGTSQYGIGITLADRTKVETSNKVKANMNGIEGPSAGLMMSLQIYNDLIDGNLLNGKKIAGTGTINSDGQVGDIGGVDKKVVAAAKAKASIFFVPNNPIPKEIKKEYPDLQTNYEEAKAAAKKIHTKMKIVPVRTFDDAVNYLNKLNNK from the coding sequence ATGAAAAAAAAGACTAAAAAAATTTTAATAGCTACAATAGTATCAATTTTGATATTATTAGCAGTTTTTCTACCATTACCTTACTATATTGAATTACCAGGATCTGCTGAAAATATATCACAATATATCAAAGTAGATAACTCTAATGGAAAACAGATAAAAAATAAAAAAGGAGAGGTTATGCTTGTTTATATTCGAGAAATGCGTGCGACTCCTTTAACATATGTAATGAGTTATTTGAATCCTTTTGCTGATCGTGATAGTTCGCAGGATATATATCAAGGAAATTCAGAAAAAGATTATCAAAAGATTCAACAATATTATATGGATGACGCTATTAATGAAGCTAAATATGTTGCTTTTAAAGCAGCAAATAAAAAGGTAACACGTAAGTACTTAGGACTTTATGTAATGTCTGTTATGTCAAATTCAAGTTTTAAGGGTAAATTACATGTTGGTGATACTGTTAAGTCAGTAAACGGAAAACATTTTGATGATTCTCAAGGCTATATAAACTATATAAAATCATTACCTAGAAATTCTAAAATTACTATCGGTGTTCAAAGTGGAGATAAATTAAAAAAATTAACAGGAACGACACAGAAACTTCAAGGTACAAGCCAATATGGAATAGGAATTACATTAGCTGATAGAACAAAAGTAGAAACTTCTAATAAAGTTAAAGCTAACATGAATGGAATTGAGGGACCATCTGCTGGGTTAATGATGTCATTACAGATTTATAATGATTTGATCGATGGTAATCTTTTAAATGGTAAAAAAATTGCTGGGACTGGGACAATTAACTCTGATGGTCAAGTTGGAGATATCGGCGGAGTTGATAAGAAAGTTGTTGCAGCAGCGAAAGCTAAAGCATCAATTTTCTTTGTACCAAATAATCCAATTCCTAAAGAAATAAAAAAAGAGTATCCAGATTTGCAAACTAATTATGAAGAAGCAAAAGCAGCTGCTAAAAAAATCCATACAAAAATGAAAATAGTTCCAGTAAGGACTTTTGATGACGCAGTAAATTATCTAAATAAATTAAATAATAAATAA